In Bradyrhizobium sp. 1(2017), one DNA window encodes the following:
- a CDS encoding sensor histidine kinase — MRLVLQLVARLLLIVALCLGAATVWATFDAYRSVDRATAASAQRVAQALQALYWRELLLRSSRAREHLLPVPDWRSLETMKLISPGVCIEFQPATAFEKPLCGQSEGLGKTPPRWFAAIVPSFLGSHAEVVRPVSPRAASAGTVVATPDPAAAISLAWEYILNVIDVALLMAAAIALLASLAIAHALAPARTIVTALQRMARGQYRTRLPRFRSMELAMIGNAVDALGGRLEEATEQRAALTRRLIEIRDDERRALARELHDEFGQNLSAILAFANTIETASAKADKDSGIAQDARMISQATHHLMASLRDALKRLRNPLPAELGLEASLVNLVDSWRSQSAARPTIQLDLKGDLTDISGPAATTAYRVAQECLTNALRHSAAREISLRIERRAGDDDALLIRVEDDGGGDAERVAQSAGFGLTGIRERVAAAGGSLSILPANRGLSVAATIPLAA; from the coding sequence ATGCGCCTCGTGCTTCAGCTCGTCGCCCGTCTGCTGCTCATCGTGGCGCTGTGCCTGGGAGCTGCGACGGTGTGGGCCACATTCGACGCCTATCGGAGCGTCGACCGGGCAACGGCAGCCTCCGCGCAGCGGGTGGCGCAGGCGCTTCAGGCGCTCTATTGGCGCGAGCTCTTGTTGCGGAGCAGCAGAGCGCGCGAGCATCTCCTACCGGTTCCAGATTGGCGTTCGCTGGAGACGATGAAGCTGATCTCGCCCGGCGTCTGCATCGAGTTCCAGCCCGCCACGGCATTCGAGAAGCCGCTGTGCGGTCAGAGCGAGGGACTCGGCAAGACGCCGCCGCGCTGGTTCGCCGCGATCGTGCCGAGCTTCCTCGGCAGCCATGCCGAAGTGGTGCGGCCGGTCAGCCCGCGCGCTGCATCGGCCGGCACTGTGGTCGCGACACCGGACCCCGCAGCCGCAATCTCGCTCGCCTGGGAGTACATTCTCAACGTTATCGACGTCGCGCTGCTGATGGCAGCGGCAATAGCGCTGCTGGCGTCGCTCGCAATCGCGCATGCACTGGCACCGGCGCGCACCATCGTCACCGCGCTGCAGCGCATGGCGCGCGGCCAGTATCGCACCAGGCTGCCGCGTTTCCGCTCGATGGAGCTTGCAATGATCGGCAACGCCGTCGATGCGCTCGGCGGCCGGCTGGAGGAAGCGACCGAGCAGCGCGCGGCACTGACGCGGCGGCTGATCGAGATCCGCGACGACGAGCGCCGCGCACTCGCCCGCGAGCTCCACGACGAGTTCGGACAGAATCTCTCCGCCATCCTCGCCTTCGCCAACACCATCGAGACCGCAAGCGCGAAGGCCGACAAGGATAGCGGCATCGCGCAGGATGCGCGGATGATCTCGCAGGCGACCCATCATCTGATGGCCTCGCTCCGCGATGCGCTGAAGCGCCTGCGCAATCCCCTGCCCGCGGAGCTTGGGCTCGAGGCGAGCCTCGTCAACCTCGTCGACAGCTGGCGCTCGCAGAGCGCGGCGCGGCCGACGATCCAGCTCGACCTCAAGGGCGACCTCACCGACATCAGCGGTCCGGCGGCCACCACCGCCTATCGCGTCGCGCAGGAATGCCTGACCAACGCGCTGCGCCACAGCGCGGCCCGCGAGATCTCGCTCAGGATCGAGCGGCGTGCCGGCGACGATGACGCGCTCCTGATCCGCGTCGAGGACGACGGCGGCGGCGATGCGGAACGCGTCGCGCAATCGGCCGGGTTCGGCCTCACCGGCATCCGCGAACGCGTTGCGGCCGCCGGCGGGTCGCTGTCGATCCTGCCTGCGAACCGCGGCCTCAGCGTCGCCGCCACCATCCCGCTCGCCGCATGA
- a CDS encoding response regulator, producing MNDVAATGISVLLVDDHPIVRQGYRRVLESQGDLRVVAEADNAADAYGAFKAHDPDVVVLDISMPGASGLEAIRNIRARNPRARILVFTMHNEAVLVKAAFGAGASGFVTKSSEPSAVVRAIRGVARGERAMSDDVAHILAEDSLSPTGSVLDQLGEREIEILRQFAGGATTEQIAAHLNLSVKTVQNYHYLIKSKTGARTDAQLVRLAATCGLTRI from the coding sequence GTGAACGATGTCGCGGCAACAGGCATCTCCGTTCTGCTGGTCGACGACCACCCGATCGTGCGGCAAGGCTACCGGCGCGTGCTCGAAAGCCAGGGCGATCTTCGCGTCGTGGCGGAAGCCGACAACGCCGCGGACGCCTACGGCGCCTTCAAGGCGCACGACCCCGATGTCGTCGTGCTTGACATCTCGATGCCCGGCGCGAGCGGCCTGGAAGCAATCCGCAACATCCGGGCGCGCAATCCGCGGGCGCGCATTCTCGTCTTCACCATGCACAACGAAGCCGTGCTGGTGAAAGCCGCCTTCGGCGCCGGCGCCTCCGGTTTCGTCACCAAGAGCAGCGAGCCGTCCGCCGTGGTGCGCGCCATTCGCGGCGTCGCGCGCGGCGAGCGCGCCATGAGCGACGATGTCGCACATATTCTCGCCGAGGACAGCCTGTCGCCGACGGGTTCAGTGCTGGATCAGCTGGGCGAGCGCGAGATCGAGATCCTGCGCCAGTTCGCCGGCGGCGCCACCACCGAGCAGATCGCGGCGCATCTCAATCTCAGCGTGAAGACGGTCCAGAACTACCACTACCTGATCAAGTCGAAGACCGGGGCGCGCACGGACGCCCAACTCGTGCGGCTCGCGGCGACGTGCGGGCTCACGCGAATCTAG
- a CDS encoding TetR family transcriptional regulator, translated as MNEAVVLTPERILEVTEDVLRRFGLAKATVVDVARALDVSHGSVYRHFPSKASLREAVAKRWLDRIDAPLRAITEEQGPAPDRLDRWLRTLFAAKRSRVLDDPEMFETYLTLAREACAAVKCHKDTMIDQIGAILTDGVKQGVFAVDDVKTTARAMFDATVRFHHPAHADEWKDADLPARVDATLALLLRGLKAG; from the coding sequence ATGAATGAAGCCGTTGTCTTGACGCCGGAGCGGATCCTCGAAGTTACCGAGGACGTGCTCAGGCGTTTCGGGCTGGCCAAGGCCACCGTGGTCGACGTTGCCCGTGCGCTCGATGTGAGCCACGGCAGCGTCTATCGCCATTTCCCGAGCAAGGCCTCGCTGCGCGAGGCCGTTGCCAAGCGCTGGCTCGACCGCATCGACGCGCCGTTGCGCGCGATCACCGAGGAACAGGGGCCCGCCCCTGACAGGCTCGACCGCTGGCTGCGGACGCTGTTCGCCGCCAAGCGTTCGCGCGTCCTCGACGACCCCGAGATGTTCGAAACCTATCTGACGCTGGCGCGTGAGGCCTGCGCGGCCGTCAAATGTCACAAGGACACCATGATCGACCAGATCGGGGCGATCCTGACCGACGGCGTCAAGCAGGGCGTTTTCGCCGTGGACGACGTCAAGACCACAGCGCGCGCCATGTTCGATGCGACTGTCCGCTTCCATCATCCGGCCCACGCCGACGAGTGGAAGGACGCCGATCTGCCGGCGCGCGTCGACGCGACGCTGGCACTGCTGCTGCGCGGGCTGAAGGCGGGATAG
- the purB gene encoding adenylosuccinate lyase, producing the protein MIPRYTRPEMASIWEPQTRFKIWFEIEAHAADALAELGTIPKEAAKTVWAKAKDATFDVARIDEIERETKHDVIAFLTHLAEIVGPEARFVHQGMTSSDVLDTCLNVQLTRAADLLLADLDKVLAALKKRAFEHKMTPTIGRSHGIHAEPVTFGLKLAYAYAEFSRARERLIAARKEVATCAISGAVGTFAQIDPRVEEHVAKAMGLVPEPISTQVIPRDRHAMYFSTLGVIASSIERIAVEIRHMQRTEVLEAEEFFSEGQKGSSAMPHKRNPVLSENLTGLSRMVRAYVTPALENVVLWHERDISHSSAERMMGPDATVTLDFALVRLAGLIDKLLVYPANMQKNLDRLGGLVHSQRVLLALTQKGASREDSYKLVQRNAMPVWRGEGDFLELLKKDTEVKKYLSDAEIEEQFDLGYHLKHVDTIFKRVFGES; encoded by the coding sequence ATGATCCCCCGCTATACCCGCCCGGAAATGGCCTCGATCTGGGAACCGCAGACCCGGTTCAAGATCTGGTTCGAGATCGAGGCGCATGCGGCGGACGCTTTGGCCGAGCTCGGCACCATCCCCAAGGAGGCTGCCAAAACGGTCTGGGCCAAGGCCAAGGACGCGACATTCGACGTCGCCCGCATCGACGAGATCGAGCGCGAGACCAAGCACGACGTCATCGCCTTCCTCACCCACCTCGCCGAGATCGTCGGCCCCGAGGCGCGTTTCGTGCACCAGGGCATGACCTCCTCCGACGTGCTCGACACCTGCCTCAACGTCCAGCTCACCCGCGCCGCCGACCTGCTGCTCGCCGACCTCGACAAGGTGCTGGCGGCGCTGAAGAAGCGCGCCTTCGAGCACAAGATGACGCCGACCATCGGCCGCAGCCACGGCATCCATGCCGAGCCGGTCACCTTCGGCCTCAAGCTCGCTTATGCCTATGCCGAATTCTCGCGCGCCAGGGAGCGCCTGATCGCGGCACGCAAGGAGGTCGCGACCTGCGCCATCTCCGGCGCGGTCGGCACGTTCGCGCAGATCGATCCGCGCGTCGAAGAGCATGTCGCCAAGGCCATGGGCCTCGTACCGGAGCCGATCTCGACGCAAGTGATCCCGCGCGACCGCCACGCGATGTACTTCTCGACCCTCGGCGTGATCGCCTCCTCCATCGAGCGCATCGCGGTGGAGATCCGCCACATGCAGCGCACCGAGGTGCTGGAGGCGGAAGAGTTCTTCTCGGAGGGGCAGAAGGGCTCGTCCGCGATGCCGCACAAGCGCAATCCGGTGCTCTCGGAAAACCTCACCGGCCTCTCCCGCATGGTGCGGGCCTATGTGACGCCGGCGCTGGAGAACGTCGTGCTCTGGCACGAGCGCGACATCTCGCACTCCTCGGCCGAACGTATGATGGGGCCCGATGCCACGGTGACGCTCGACTTCGCACTGGTGCGCCTCGCCGGCCTGATCGACAAGCTGTTGGTGTACCCCGCCAACATGCAGAAGAACCTGGACCGCCTCGGCGGCCTCGTGCATTCACAGCGTGTGCTGCTGGCGCTGACGCAGAAGGGCGCCAGCCGCGAGGATTCGTACAAGCTCGTGCAGCGCAACGCCATGCCGGTGTGGCGCGGCGAAGGCGATTTCCTTGAGCTGCTGAAGAAGGATACCGAGGTGAAGAAGTATCTCTCGGACGCCGAGATCGAGGAGCAGTTTGACCTCGGCTATCACCTCAAGCACGTCGACACGATCTTCAAGCGTGTGTTCGGGGAGAGCTGA
- a CDS encoding M20 aminoacylase family protein, giving the protein MPIVNRVAALSDEMAAWRHDFHENPELQYDVHRTAGIVADKLKEFGCDEVVTGIGRTGVVGVIRGRKSASGKTIGLRADMDALPIMETSGVPYASKVPGKMHACGHDGHTAMLLGAAKYLAETRNFDGTAVVIFQPAEEGGGGGKAMVEDGLMTRWNVQEVYGMHNMPGLPEGHFATTPGAMLASSDNIQITVHGKGGHAGAGPHKSVDSVLIGSQIVNALQSIVARNVDPLKSAVISITQFHSGTAFNIIPEVAELAGTVRTLDPEVRDLVERRIGEVADSVARAYGGSAEVKYTRMYPVTMNHAREAGLAADVARDIVGADRVNDKFIPMMGAEDFSFMLEARPGAMVLVGMGDGNECHHPAYVFNDNILGHGASFWARLVETRMPAG; this is encoded by the coding sequence ATGCCCATCGTCAACCGCGTTGCCGCCCTCTCCGACGAAATGGCCGCCTGGCGCCATGACTTCCACGAGAACCCCGAGCTGCAATACGACGTCCACCGCACCGCCGGCATCGTCGCCGACAAGCTCAAGGAGTTCGGTTGCGACGAGGTGGTGACGGGCATCGGCCGCACCGGCGTGGTCGGCGTGATCCGCGGCCGCAAGTCCGCCTCCGGCAAGACCATCGGCCTGCGCGCCGACATGGATGCGCTGCCGATCATGGAAACCTCCGGCGTGCCCTACGCCTCGAAGGTCCCCGGCAAGATGCACGCCTGCGGCCATGACGGCCACACCGCGATGCTGCTCGGGGCCGCCAAATATCTCGCCGAGACCCGCAATTTCGACGGCACCGCGGTCGTGATCTTCCAGCCCGCCGAGGAAGGCGGCGGCGGCGGCAAGGCCATGGTTGAGGATGGGCTGATGACGCGCTGGAACGTCCAGGAGGTCTACGGCATGCACAACATGCCGGGCCTGCCCGAAGGCCATTTCGCAACCACCCCCGGTGCGATGCTCGCCTCCTCCGACAACATCCAGATCACCGTGCACGGCAAGGGCGGCCACGCCGGCGCCGGCCCGCACAAATCGGTCGACAGCGTGCTGATCGGCTCGCAGATCGTGAACGCGCTGCAGTCCATCGTCGCACGCAACGTCGATCCGCTGAAGTCAGCGGTCATCTCGATCACGCAATTCCACTCCGGCACGGCCTTCAACATCATCCCCGAGGTCGCCGAGCTCGCCGGCACCGTGCGCACGCTGGATCCTGAAGTCCGCGATCTCGTCGAGCGCCGCATCGGCGAAGTCGCCGACAGCGTCGCCCGCGCCTATGGCGGCTCGGCGGAGGTCAAGTACACGCGGATGTATCCGGTGACGATGAACCATGCGCGCGAGGCCGGCCTTGCCGCCGACGTCGCCCGCGACATCGTCGGCGCCGACCGCGTCAACGACAAGTTCATCCCGATGATGGGCGCCGAGGACTTCTCCTTCATGCTGGAGGCGCGTCCCGGCGCGATGGTGCTGGTCGGAATGGGCGACGGCAACGAGTGCCACCACCCTGCCTACGTCTTCAACGACAACATTCTGGGCCACGGCGCCTCGTTCTGGGCGCGTCTCGTCGAGACGAGGATGCCGGCGGGATAG
- a CDS encoding caspase family protein, with the protein MGFVCGPAHADRRVALVIGNSAYKSAPKLGNPANDATLVGGMFKKAGFDSVDVRLDLSASEMRRMLREFAGRTRDADMAVIYYAGHGIELDGNNYLIPTDATLETDGDVLDETIPVERALFAVEPAKQLRLIILDACRDNPFAKTMKRTLASRAIGRGLAKVEPTSPNTMIAFAAKAGSTASDGDSRNSPFAAALVEHLPKPGLDLRKAFGFVRDDVLKVTGYKQEPYVYGSLGGDDVPLVALKPAATGPQANPQEAVRRDYELALQLATRDAWEAFLAQYPDGFYANLAKGQLNKIGAEETRAAAELRAKAAEQEKTRLIAERAQKAEQEKAAAAAKAAEEARVAAEKQKQIEQARAEAAEQQRKAAEAAAAKALAEKQAAEKAKAELAAKQAAEKAGQAAKPAADRQLPEIENQKVAALSPGPTSSLSAADLAKSVQSELRRVGCLTASAESEWTPAAQRSLTLFNKYAGTQFDVKLASVDALDALKAKPGRVCPLVCNFGFKADGDQCVKITCGAGYRVGDDNECEKIPEKKPVATREESRRRDTDRKQTEAAPSAPQAAGQMVCGSAGCRPVAKGCRLATTKLNNGVSVTAEVCN; encoded by the coding sequence ATGGGTTTTGTCTGCGGTCCGGCGCATGCCGACCGGCGGGTGGCGCTCGTGATCGGCAATTCCGCCTACAAGAGCGCGCCCAAGCTCGGCAATCCCGCCAACGATGCCACCCTCGTCGGCGGCATGTTCAAGAAGGCCGGCTTCGATTCCGTGGACGTGCGGCTGGATCTCAGTGCCAGCGAGATGCGGCGCATGCTGCGCGAGTTCGCCGGGAGGACGCGCGATGCCGACATGGCGGTGATCTACTACGCCGGTCACGGCATCGAGCTCGACGGCAACAACTATCTCATCCCGACCGACGCGACGCTGGAGACCGACGGCGACGTTCTCGATGAGACCATACCGGTCGAGCGGGCGTTGTTCGCGGTCGAGCCGGCCAAGCAACTGCGGTTGATCATCCTGGATGCCTGCCGCGACAACCCGTTCGCGAAGACGATGAAGCGCACGCTGGCATCGCGCGCGATCGGACGCGGCCTCGCCAAGGTCGAACCAACCAGCCCGAATACGATGATCGCCTTCGCCGCCAAGGCCGGATCGACCGCGTCCGACGGGGATTCCAGAAACAGTCCGTTCGCCGCCGCGCTCGTCGAGCATTTGCCGAAGCCGGGGCTCGATCTTCGCAAGGCCTTCGGCTTCGTCCGTGATGACGTGCTCAAGGTGACCGGCTACAAGCAGGAGCCCTATGTCTATGGTTCGCTCGGGGGCGACGACGTGCCGCTGGTCGCGCTCAAGCCGGCTGCGACCGGTCCGCAGGCCAACCCGCAGGAAGCGGTCCGCAGGGACTACGAGCTCGCGCTCCAGCTCGCCACGCGCGACGCCTGGGAGGCGTTTCTGGCGCAATATCCGGACGGCTTCTACGCCAACCTCGCCAAAGGTCAGTTGAACAAGATCGGCGCCGAGGAGACGCGCGCTGCGGCCGAACTGAGGGCCAAGGCGGCCGAGCAGGAAAAGACGAGGCTGATTGCCGAGCGCGCCCAGAAGGCCGAGCAGGAGAAGGCAGCCGCCGCGGCCAAGGCGGCCGAAGAGGCGCGGGTTGCCGCGGAGAAGCAGAAGCAGATCGAGCAGGCGAGGGCCGAGGCGGCCGAGCAGCAGCGCAAGGCGGCCGAGGCGGCCGCAGCGAAGGCCTTGGCCGAGAAGCAGGCGGCGGAGAAGGCCAAGGCCGAGCTCGCCGCAAAGCAGGCGGCGGAGAAGGCGGGGCAGGCCGCAAAGCCGGCCGCCGATCGGCAGCTGCCCGAAATCGAAAACCAGAAAGTGGCCGCGCTCTCCCCGGGGCCCACGTCCTCATTGTCGGCGGCCGACCTCGCCAAATCCGTACAAAGCGAATTGCGCCGCGTCGGCTGCCTGACCGCGTCTGCGGAGAGCGAGTGGACGCCGGCGGCGCAGCGTTCGCTGACGCTGTTCAACAAATATGCCGGCACCCAGTTCGACGTGAAGCTTGCCAGCGTGGATGCCCTCGATGCGCTGAAGGCAAAGCCGGGACGGGTCTGCCCGCTCGTTTGCAATTTCGGCTTCAAGGCAGACGGCGATCAATGCGTGAAGATCACCTGCGGGGCCGGCTATCGGGTCGGTGACGACAACGAGTGCGAGAAGATCCCGGAGAAGAAACCTGTGGCGACACGCGAGGAGTCACGGAGGCGGGACACGGATCGAAAGCAAACGGAGGCGGCCCCGTCGGCACCGCAGGCTGCGGGACAGATGGTCTGCGGCAGCGCGGGATGCCGGCCGGTTGCAAAGGGGTGCCGCCTCGCAACGACGAAGCTCAACAACGGAGTCAGCGTTACTGCCGAGGTCTGCAATTGA
- a CDS encoding acyl-CoA synthetase, protein MAGIHALDRLIGNDYPEFLTDAEVRAFEQVPYADRVAAESTYEAIRLGAARNPDGAAIQFLQNADPADTPVVVTYRDFIARATQAANMFHALGAEKGDVISFMLPLVPDAFVTLFGAEAAGIANPVNPLLEPHQIAEILEAANTKILVALGPMPGTDIWQKVEQIRPQLKHLKAIVQVFGGGDPAKGIYAFNDLIKQQPSDRLVSERKISGGDIAAYFHTGGTTGTPKLVRHTHANQVYQAWALNLLLKAKPGGNLLFGMPLFHVGGSLTQVLLTLSSGGSMVVLSPSGWRNPNAVKNIWQLVERYKPEALSSVPTVLAATLAVPPGDADLSSLKYAAGGGSAIPVAVGSAIQDKLKLPVVEVYGMTETSSVHTLAYPSRPIRLGSVGLPMPYARVRIVQLDADGRLIRDCAPDEIGVVIMAGPGVFGGYLNDEHNKGAFVDEVWVNSGDLGRLDADGYLWITGRAKDLVIRGGHNIDPAPIEEIMFRHPAVGFAAVVGQPDAYAGELPVGYVQLKPGATVEPGELEAWVRERTPERAAVPVQVIPINPMPVTGVGKVFKPQLRWDAAERVFTKVLAPLAERGIDCKVKVGAHGSHGSIATVTLAGLPPDQRRVVASEVHVLLAPFVMRHEVVQM, encoded by the coding sequence ATGGCGGGCATCCACGCGCTCGATCGGCTCATCGGCAACGACTATCCGGAATTTTTGACGGACGCGGAGGTGCGGGCCTTCGAGCAGGTTCCTTATGCCGATCGCGTCGCGGCCGAGAGCACCTATGAAGCGATCAGGCTGGGTGCCGCGCGCAATCCCGACGGCGCGGCGATCCAGTTCCTGCAGAATGCCGATCCCGCCGACACGCCGGTCGTGGTCACGTACCGCGATTTCATCGCGCGCGCCACGCAGGCCGCCAACATGTTTCATGCGCTGGGTGCGGAGAAGGGCGACGTCATCAGCTTCATGCTGCCGCTGGTTCCCGATGCCTTCGTGACGCTGTTCGGCGCCGAGGCCGCGGGCATCGCCAATCCCGTCAATCCGCTGCTCGAGCCGCACCAGATTGCGGAAATCCTGGAGGCCGCCAACACGAAGATCCTGGTGGCGCTCGGACCGATGCCCGGCACCGACATCTGGCAGAAGGTCGAGCAGATCAGGCCGCAACTGAAGCATCTCAAGGCGATCGTACAGGTGTTCGGCGGCGGCGATCCGGCGAAGGGCATTTATGCCTTCAACGACCTGATCAAGCAGCAGCCGTCCGACCGGCTCGTCAGCGAACGCAAGATTTCGGGGGGCGACATTGCCGCCTATTTCCACACCGGCGGCACCACGGGCACGCCGAAGCTGGTGCGGCACACCCATGCCAACCAGGTCTACCAGGCCTGGGCGCTCAATCTGCTGCTGAAGGCGAAGCCGGGCGGCAACCTGCTGTTCGGCATGCCGCTGTTTCATGTCGGGGGCTCGCTGACGCAGGTGCTGCTGACCCTGTCGAGCGGCGGCTCGATGGTCGTGCTGTCGCCGAGCGGCTGGCGCAATCCGAATGCGGTGAAGAACATCTGGCAGCTCGTCGAGCGCTACAAGCCCGAGGCGCTGTCGAGCGTGCCGACGGTGCTTGCCGCCACGCTGGCGGTGCCGCCTGGTGACGCGGATCTTTCCAGCCTGAAATATGCCGCCGGCGGCGGCTCTGCGATCCCCGTCGCCGTGGGCTCGGCAATCCAGGACAAGCTGAAGCTGCCGGTGGTCGAGGTCTACGGCATGACCGAGACCTCCAGCGTGCACACGCTGGCCTATCCGTCGCGGCCGATCCGGCTCGGCTCTGTCGGCCTTCCCATGCCTTACGCGCGCGTGCGCATCGTGCAGCTCGATGCCGATGGCCGCCTGATCCGCGATTGCGCGCCGGACGAGATCGGTGTCGTCATCATGGCCGGGCCCGGCGTGTTCGGCGGCTATCTCAACGACGAGCACAACAAGGGCGCTTTCGTCGACGAGGTCTGGGTCAATTCCGGCGATCTCGGCCGGCTCGATGCCGATGGCTATCTCTGGATCACCGGCCGCGCCAAGGACCTCGTGATCCGTGGTGGTCACAACATCGATCCGGCGCCGATCGAGGAGATCATGTTCAGACATCCCGCCGTCGGCTTCGCCGCGGTGGTCGGTCAGCCCGACGCCTATGCCGGCGAGCTTCCGGTGGGATATGTGCAATTGAAGCCGGGTGCGACCGTCGAGCCGGGCGAGCTCGAAGCCTGGGTCCGCGAGCGCACGCCCGAGCGCGCTGCCGTTCCGGTGCAGGTCATTCCGATCAATCCGATGCCGGTCACGGGCGTCGGCAAGGTGTTCAAGCCGCAGCTGCGCTGGGACGCCGCGGAGCGCGTGTTCACCAAGGTGCTGGCGCCGCTGGCGGAGCGCGGCATCGATTGCAAGGTCAAGGTCGGTGCCCATGGCAGTCATGGATCGATCGCGACCGTGACGCTCGCGGGCCTGCCGCCGGATCAGCGCAGGGTGGTTGCGAGCGAAGTGCACGTGTTGCTTGCACCGTTCGTGATGCGCCACGAGGTGGTGCAGATGTAG
- a CDS encoding SecDF P1 head subdomain-containing protein: MTTPPRNRITRLIAAFAVASAIALPSATFAADSQLDKMRAKIAAFITDKMEKLGGSRIVYKVDSDALREAVVTDLRDDVYRTLREGRIAFSGLAIRDGGVDVKIADAKGRQLLTRKLASAAEGLPTHALTVTDAGDGLIRLAPTDAASAARLHDLVEDSIAMIEQRLKDAGVTLASVQPEGTDRIRIFLPGMMEPERITAIFAKKVKVSFRPIDVTMSAEQAQSGTPPAGTEVMLGFKDKHQYLVKASALDGDDISYAGPGFTTDTKEPIASFRFNGRGTRRFAHITAENVGMPFAIALDDKVISSPVIREPITGGSVQISGNFTLEEANSVAMLLRAGSLPGRLGLLEQQVIQPAAKP, from the coding sequence ATGACGACGCCCCCGCGGAACCGCATCACAAGGCTGATCGCCGCGTTCGCCGTCGCATCCGCGATCGCGTTGCCCTCCGCAACATTCGCCGCGGACAGCCAGCTCGACAAGATGCGTGCGAAGATCGCGGCATTCATCACCGACAAGATGGAGAAGCTGGGCGGATCGCGCATCGTCTACAAGGTGGACAGCGACGCCTTGCGGGAGGCGGTCGTCACGGATCTGCGCGACGACGTCTACAGGACCTTGCGCGAGGGCCGGATCGCCTTCTCCGGCCTTGCGATCCGCGACGGCGGCGTCGACGTCAAGATCGCGGACGCCAAGGGCCGCCAACTGCTCACGCGCAAGCTCGCCTCGGCCGCAGAGGGATTGCCCACGCATGCGCTCACCGTGACCGATGCCGGAGACGGGCTGATCAGGCTCGCGCCGACCGATGCCGCGTCCGCCGCACGGCTGCACGACCTCGTCGAAGATTCCATCGCCATGATCGAGCAGCGCCTCAAGGACGCCGGCGTCACGCTGGCCAGCGTCCAGCCCGAGGGAACGGACCGCATCCGCATCTTCCTGCCGGGCATGATGGAGCCCGAGCGCATCACCGCGATCTTCGCCAAGAAGGTGAAGGTCAGCTTCCGCCCGATCGACGTCACGATGTCGGCGGAGCAGGCGCAATCCGGCACGCCTCCCGCGGGCACGGAAGTCATGTTGGGCTTCAAGGACAAGCACCAATATCTCGTCAAGGCCAGCGCGCTCGACGGCGACGACATTAGCTACGCCGGACCTGGATTTACCACCGACACGAAGGAGCCGATCGCCTCGTTCCGCTTCAACGGCCGCGGTACGCGGCGCTTCGCCCACATCACGGCAGAGAACGTTGGAATGCCCTTCGCCATCGCGCTCGACGACAAGGTGATCTCCTCCCCCGTGATCCGCGAGCCCATCACCGGCGGCTCCGTCCAGATTTCCGGCAACTTCACCCTGGAAGAGGCCAACAGCGTCGCCATGCTGCTGCGCGCCGGCTCGCTGCCCGGACGTCTTGGCCTTCTCGAGCAGCAGGTGATCCAACCCGCCGCCAAGCCGTAA